The nucleotide sequence CAGATGTGTTTGAAGCCCTAATAATCGATGATAGGAAAGTATTTTTACATTTTTGACTGTAACAGATGTTACGTTATCATTAATTAATCGTACTTCTATCTTTTCCACATCCTCATATTTTTTCCCGATTGGTAAAGGAATAGCTGTTCCGAAATGATGATAAGGTCCTGTGTAAGCTGCCCAGAAAGAACCAAACTGCAATCCATCGAATGAGCTTGAATAGATTGTTTCCTCCCCTTCAAGCTTACAAATAAAATCAATGGTAGGTTGACCCAAGTTTACATCCCAAATAGATGACTGTATAAAGAGATAATTTTCTAGATCGAGCACCTGATTATAGTCTGGATTAGGAGGCGTTAGTTGGCGCTGTGCTTCCCAATCCATTACATCATTTACATATGGAAATCTTTCCATCACGACCTCACGAGGCTCCTTCTCTTTTTTCCACTCATAGCTTGGTAGAAAGAAAAAGGAATAGTCACTTGTAATCTCATCTGAAAAGTTTCCATTGCAGGTAGCCGTTTGAAGAATGGGACGACGTCCATCTAGTAATTCCTTCTGATAGAGAGTATTTACGTGATGAGGACCTTGATACATAACATGATCCACTTCATTTAACGCATTTAAATAAACCCGAACCATATACTCGATATCCAACAAACGGCCCCATTTAGCCATTAAAAATTGAGCTGGTGTTCCTTCGTCCTCATGACTAAACACCATTTGATATTCAATGAACTTCCCTTTATCCCAATCTTCTATGAAATAAATCATCTCTAGCGGGGTATCGGTATAAAGATTGTCATAATCACTGTACACGGAGCGTCCATAAAGCTTTGGTGAGTATTTATACGCCAGTTGTTCGTTCTCATTAAAGGTAAGTTTCTCAACCCTTACTTCATCCAACCAAGCAGCATCTTCCATCGCACTTCGTGGAGAAAAGTATTCAAAAGATAATTGGTAATTTCCAGGTTCTAATTCACCTAAGAAACGGCGATAGGAAAAATGCTGTTTTCCATAAAACAATATAATATCTTGATGGTGAGCTCCGTTCACATAGACTCTTACCATCAGAGACTCATGATTTACTTCCTTCCATGAAGTAGGTGCTGAGGCTACTAATTCCAGTGCATAATATCCTTGTTCGTTAATCTTTATACTCAGATTGCTAGGCTTATCATTACATAGCGATTGATTTAAAATATAAGATTCCATCGTAGCCTCCTATCAAAAACTATCTTTTTTAGAATGATTCATGTTGCTCCGAATATAAAAATACCCGACAAAGGAACATAGAACAAACATAAATACCGCTAAGCTACTAGATTGACCGATTTCATTAAAAACGGAAAAATGCTGTTGCATCGAAACACCGAGCATTTGCGGGGCATTTCGATCGATTAAAAATGGAGCAGTAAAGCTTCCTACCATTCCCATAAATAAAAAGGTAATCGCCACCAGCATCGTTCGATAAGAGAGTGGGAAGATAAATTTCGTAAAGATTTGTAGCTTTCTTGCTCCTGCATCTCTAGCACTTTCAATAATCGAATTCGGAATAGATTCTAGTGCAGCTACGAGTAACATAGTTGTGAAAGGGATGTTAAACCAAATATTGATAAGTACTAAACCTTTCACATCGTAAATAATAGATGGCAAGTTTCCCTCTCCCACAATTCGGGCCACCCAACCATTATCACGGTAGAAATTTATAAACCCATAAACCGCAATCACTCCTGGAATAAACATAGGAATGAAATAAAGCTTGTTAATCCATTTCGAGATGATACTTTTACTAAAACGTAAATAGATGGCTATTAAATAAGCAATGGTCAATACAAAGAGGCACGATATAATTGTTACAAATATGGTGTGTCTCATGTTCTGTAATATTAATGGTTCCGTAAATATATATATGTAGTTCGATAAGCTAAAAGCGTTATTTTCATCCTGAAAGCTTTCACGAATGGAAATGGAAACTGGATAGATGACAAGAACAAGTAGTGTTAGGAAAGAGGGCATAACGAGCCCTAATCCTAACAACCTTGTCTTTACTTTCTTACTCATTGAGTAGCAACCTCTTTTTGCCATTCCTCTGTAAGCTTGCTTCCTAGCTCCCCGCCATTAAAAATACGGTAACCACCGCTTACATCTTTAAATCTTTCTTGATCTTCTTCAGAGAGAAGCTCCCACTTAATACCCGGATAGCCATACATTTGATCAATGACCACTTCTTGAACATCGACCGTTAACACATAATCCAAGAAGTCTTCTGCCGCTTCTTTTCTATCCTTATCACCGTTATCGACAGACATAAGGTATGCCGGACCACCTGTGAATGCTGGGTCGATTTGTTTTAGTTTAATCGTGTCTGGAAGTAACCCTTTGTTCATTTGTTCTAAAGCCATATCTGACCAAGCTGGAATCATATCTACTTCCCCATTAGCTAGTAAATCTAGTGTTCCTTGGTTTTTCTTCGGATACACTCCTTCTTTATATAGGGATGGGGCTAAATCTTTTAAAATATCAAATCCCTTGTCCCAATCTTCCATAATGCTTTCATCTTGACTATTCATCGCATCAGCCGGCAGTTGGTTATAAACGGTTGTTAAGACAAACGAACTACCTGAACCTCCAGTACTTGGATCATTGTAAGCAAATCTACCAGGTTTGTCTTTAATCCATTGATACATTTCATCCGCAGTATCTGGAACATCACTCACCGTTTCAGAATTATAGGCAAGAACAACAGATGATGCACGATATGGAATTGCTAATTTGTTCGTTCCATTCAAATTGTCCTCTTGCACATTTTCTAGGTTTGGAATGTTTTCTTTATCTAATGAATAGAATAATCCACCTTCTTCTTCGCTGCGGATAATGTCAGCTAATGAACCTTCATAAATATCTACCTCAGAATCTTCTCCTGATTTTTCAGCTGCTACAATTCTGTCCATTGTAGATTGGCCACCTGTTCCTGAAGGCACAAATACTAATTCAACATCAATCTCTTTGTGCTCCTCTTCAAACATTGGGATTACCTTTTCCCAAAACGCCTCTACGTTTTGAGATCCTGTGCTATAAAGAGAAATTTTTGTAACATTCGATGCCGTTGCAGTTTCCGTATCATTTGCACAGGCAACTAGTGAAAGTGCCGTAACCCCCGCAACTGTTCCTACAGCTACTTTTTTCAAGCCTTTAAAGATTTTCATATTACTTGATTCCTCCTATCATATTTTTCGTTTTGATGATTAAATGCTTGTATCGTGGAAAACTGAACCTTTATCGTGTTTTTTACTTGAAATTTATTCATATCCCCCCGATCCACAAACATTTTCAAACGGCCGATGATTGTATGTAAGGTTATTTCTGCGTAATGGCCGAGCATCATGATCTTTTCGACCTTAGCCTCCAGCCCTTGTCCTTCCGTTAAGATAACGTCTTCTGGTCGAACTCCTATTGTTATTTCTCCTGTGTATTGATGAAAGTTAAGGAACTCCATAGGACCAACTGTAATCTTATCCGCTTCTGCAATTCCTTTTAAAAAATTCATTCTTCCAATAAACTGTGCAACAAATAAGGAAGCTGGTTGGTTGTATATATCTTGCGGTTTTGCAATTTGCTCAATATGACCTTTGTTCATAACGACAATTCTATCCGATATAGATAAGGCTTCTTCTTGATCATGGGTTACAAAAAGCATCGTTAGATTTTGCTTTGCCTGAATCTCACGCAATTCTTCTCTTAGTTCATGACGCAACTTAGCATCAAGGGCAGAGAATGGTTCATCAAGTAGTAATACTTCCGGCTCTAGGAGTAAGGCCCTAGCCAATGCAATTCGCTGTTGCTGTCCTCCTGATAATTCACTTGGATATTTCTTCTCCATCCCTAAAAGATGTACTAGCCCTAATGCCCAAGATACTTTTTTAGTAAGCTCTTTTTTCTTTATTTTTTTCAATTTCAGACTAAACGCCAAATTATCAAATACGGTCATGTGTGGCCACAAATTATAGCTTTGGAAAACCATCGCACTAGGTCGTTTCTCTGGGGGAAGCTGGCTTACCTCACGTCCCCCAATTTGGATTGAACCACCACTTGGTTCAATGAATCCTCCTACACTACGAAGGACTGTTGTCTTCCCACAGCCAGAAGGCCCTAATAGTGTAACTAACTCTCCTCTTTCTACCTCCACGGTTATGTCTCTTACACCTTCTCCTGTTGGATAGATCTTGGAGAGGTTTTGAATGGATAATTGTATGGACAATACTCTTACTCCTTTCTACTTTTATTTCATTCTCAATCCATTTGCAAAGGAATCCGCACCGACGAATTTTCTAGCTGCAAGTAAAAGAATGATGGTTGGCAACGTTAAAATTACAGAGAAAACCGCTCCAGCTGTACTTGGATAATCCGCAATGATGGAGTACATAATCACCGGCATTGTTTGATAATCTGGTATCCCTACTAGGAAAGTTCCTTCCGCCTCATCTAACGAAGATAAAAACGTGAAAACAGATGCCACAATTATCCCTGGTTTCGCCATCGGTAAGGTAATATGCCAAAATACTCTTAAAGGTGATGCACCTGCATCGCGTGCTGCTTCCTCTTGAGATTGATGAACATTTTCAAATGCAGCAGATGGTATCCAGGTCATAAACATGAGGGTATTAATAATGTGAATTAATATAATACCGGTAAAAGTATTCATTAAGTTCAACTGATAAAACAACACCGCAATCGCCACATATAACCCCATTTTCGGGAAGGCATTTGTTAATAAAAATGAAAATAAAAAGAATCTTCTGAGTGGAAATTGTATTCTTGCGAAGGCATAGGCAGCAGGAATACAAATAATTAAAGAAATCAGAGTAACAATCGTTGCGATTACAAACGAGAGCCACATCGATCTCAATATGGAATCATCCTGCAGAACAAAGGACCACCACTCTAGCGACCAAACTCCCGGCAGGACATCTGGGTATTGCCACTCACCTGAAAATGCTAATAGCAGCAAGTTTAGAAGCGGTCCAAAAAAGAATATTAAAAAAATTGCTAATCCGATAAACTCCAGCACCTTCCGTTTTCCAAGTGATCTAAAGTACCACAATATTACACCTCACCTCATACCATATTAGATAATTTAACAAAGTTGTATAGACCTATTTCAAAATTTAATCGAAACTAAGAAGCTATTAATGATATTTACACCAAAGACGTCTATACCTCTTATTCATTTCAACCATATCACCTAATTGTTAAGGTAGAGTTATAGAATCATGTATAGTTTGTAAAGTTTGGCCAAAACAAAAAGATCCATCTCTTTTACTACAAGAGTGTAGAAAAGAAATAGATCTTTATCCGTCTATCTTTGCTCTGTTAATCGAAAATTTAAAGACATCATTTCGAAAATAATCAAAAGAATACAAGACAGGCTGATTTTTACGATCATAGTGAAGCTGTTTGAGTAACAATACCGTCGTTTCCGGGTGTATTAGTAATTTTTGGGAATGCGGGTCTGTGTGAAGCGGGACTACAATCTCGGAGGTAGCCCTATATATATCAATGTTGCATTGCTCCTTTAGGTACTTAAATAAGGATCCAATCGAACCTTGTTCAATGATTGCTTCCCCTACCAATTGCCTTGGCAGGATGTTCTTAGAAAAAGCAACAGGCTCTCCATTAGCTGTTCGTACTCGTTCATGAACAATTACCTCTTGACCATCATCCATTTCAAGAAGAGAGGACCATTCCAAGATAGGAGCCTCTACTCGCAGTTTTTCTCGTCGTTCACCATCCTCTAAACCAGCATATTTTATCATAGAGGTCACACTCATCAAGTTTTCTAAACTACTAGGTGTACGAGGAATTGGATTCACAAGAAATGTGCCAGCCCCATGGCGTACATGTACTTTGCCCTCCTCCTCTAATAGCCGGATTGCAGACCTAACAGTTTCCCGACTCACTTGAAACCGTTTAGCTAATATGATTTCAGCTGGTAGTTTATCCCCTATACGAAGCTGTCCTGTTTTTATATCTTCTTCAAGGGCTTCTTTTACTTGTATGTATAATGGCATTCCTAATCAATCCTTCTTTTAGGTTAGACGAATCTATTATAATGCCAACACTTTCATTTTCCAACGTATACCACAAAGGAATCGTAAACTTAATATTAAGTTTACGATTCCTCTTTCATTTGACTTCCTTACTTAATCCATAACACACCCGTTCCTTCGATGGAGAAATTCACATTTGTATCCATCGGAATTTCCGGATGTATCCTCCAATACTTTTATAAAAAACTCTGTCTAACTCTATAAAGGAAGCCTGTAACTGGGCATCAACAAGGTTATTCTTCTTCGTTTGTAACTTTTTCTGCCTGTTGCATATAGGAATTTAGAACCTCTGCAATCGCACTTGCTGTATGTTGAAGCTCTTCCTTTGTATTATCCACTCCACCCATTTCAATAAGAATAGAATGCTTCGAAAGATCTTGATTATAGATTCCGTCTCCTTCTGAATAGTCCTTTTTAAAGACACCTCTACTAATTCCTGGGTACTTTTCTTTAAGTTTTTTATTTAATGTTTCTGTAAAATTCAGGTTTTGTTTATAGGTCTCATGTTCCGTTCCAACGATAAAATATACTTTCGCATAGTTTTTTCCATCTATTTTTGCCGTTGTGGTATCTTTTCTAGCAGCATCCCTATGGATGTCAATCATATATTCTATTTTTTCGTTTTTGGCTGTTACGGATCGAATCGTTTGTCTAGATAGTTTATAAGAGTCATAGTAATCCCAATTGTTCTCTACTAACAGCTTTGTCACATTCGTTGTGTCATGCTGAACTTCCATCCCTTTCGTTTCTAAGGCTTCTTTTAAGAGATTCCCTGCAAACACCACATTTGTCTTATTATTTGTACTGGATGCTTCACTCGGCTTGGTCGCATCCTCCAATAATGGGAGATAAGCTTCCCAGCTATGACTGTGATAAATAAAGACACTTGCATCCGTATTGGTTGGCTCTGACTCCTCCGTTTGACCCGTATCCTCTTGAGCTAGTTCCTCAAAATCAGGTGGAGGAGATTCCACTGGTCCTCCACTTGCCGTTTGAAATTGTGATTTCATGTACCATTGAGAAGAGGCCATTTCTAACAGGCTCGTAAAATCCCTCGGGGCAAACCCTGTTAAAAGCTTCAGTGTCTTGACCGATGTTGGCATTTCTACATCGATGGATTCTAAATATTCTTGCAAAAATGGAACTTCAGCACTAAGGCCAAACATAATTAAATTAGTAGTAGTATCGTGTTGGGTAAGCTTGGCCACTAATGGCGAGTATAAAACAGAGGATTGTTGATTAGGAAAAACGAAAAAAACAACCAAGCCTATCGCTAAGGCAGTAGCTGCAACAGATCCTATGATCATATCTTTGAATGGCTTCAACATGTTTTCTCACACCTATACATCTCTCTTTTTTTCGTTGTGCTATTATATGTGTAATAGAGTAGAGATAGAACAAAAGCATAAGCTTCCTCAATAGGAAAAAGCTTATGCTTGTTCTTTTAGTTCTGTATAGACGACGAGTCTCTCAATATGTCCACCCTTCGAACGATCAAATGGACCCGTGCAAGTTATCAAATTTAACATTCGTCTAGATGTATATCCAAAGATATCTTCTACCGGGGCATCATTCTGAGGGAAAACTTCCTTTCCAACCACTTCAAACGTAAGCTTTTCCCCTTTTGCACCTGTAATGATTACCTGATTACCTGCTTCTAATTCCTTTAAATAGAAAAATACAGCGGGACCACTCTTGTCATCCACATGTCCTGCAATAACAGCACTCCCTTGATCACCCGGCATGGTTCCTGGTTCATACCAACCAGTAGACGTAAAATCTTCGGGTACTCCCATCTGGCCATTTTCTAGTAGTCCTACTTCATGGACTTTGGCCTCAACATCAATTGCCGGAATGGAAATAGAAGACGGGATAATTCCTAATTGTTCTTGTTTAATAATTGGAATATCTGTATCAACATTTTTATATGATTGCTGTTTTTCAAGACTCGTAGCTTGAACCTCTTCTTTTATTTCTTTATTAGCAGACTCATTATTTTGTTGATTAGGTTGAGCGCTCTGTGAGCAAGCTCCTAACAGAACGAGCAATAAAACATATAAGACTAATCTCATGTTTGTATCTCCTTCATACCTTTATCCATACATCCTTAGCAAGGGGAATCTAGTATATAAGGATGAAGAGAAGGGCAGTGCCCCTCTCTAACTCCGTTATTGCTTCGCTGTCCTGCGAGATAATACATAACCACCTGCAGATAGAAATAGGACAGTTGCTAGCATAACCCAAGTCCAATTCATGCCTTGGTCCGCTGTTCCACCCATACCCGTATTCGGCATATCGGAAGGCATTTCCATGGCGAATTTGTCTGGGAACTGCGCTACAATTCCACCAGATAGTGCTTCTGCAGAACCATACATATGCTCATAGGCCATACGAAGAGATTCATAGGCTGCTGTATAGTCGCCAGCTGCATAGCTATCAAATGCACTAATCAATTGATCTACGTGCATCTGCAAACCTTCTGCTAACGCACTAGCAGGGACTTCCCCTTCCGTAGCTGTTTCGATAAATTTAGAAAAATCTTGACGATATTGATTTAACTTATTTAAAGCTTCTTCTTTGGCAGCTTCATCCTCTTCTGCTGTCGCTGTTACATAATCCACGAAAAATCCAACGTGATTGGACCACATTTCTTTAAATTGTTGACCAGCTTCTTCACCGTAAACAGAAGCTATCGCATTTGAAAGGTCTTCTGTATTATTGGAAAGTGCCATTGCGGATGCATCAAAGTCATCGGAACCATCTATTCCATTTTGCATCGCCATGACAGCTAAACCAGCATGCTCCGACAACAAATAGTTTAATTGAGCTCTTAAGTCACCTGCTGGCGTTACAGCCTTCGTATTGTTGAACTTGTCAGGGAATTGATCCACGATTGCTGCTGAAAGTCCTTTCGCTACCATATGCATATGGCTAATTGCTTCCCTTTCATATTCATAAGCTTTCTCGTAATCACCCGCTACATAACTATCAAATGCTCCGATCAATTGATTCACGTGCATTTGTAGACCTTCTGCAAGAGAACCAGCTTCTAATCTTTCTCCTGTCGCAGTCTCTAAAAATTTAGAGAAATCCTGACGATATTGTGCTAGTTCATCTAATGCTGCTTGTTTTGCTTCCTCGTCTTTGTTTGCTGTCCCTTTTACATAATCTACGAAATAACCAATGTGAGAACTCCACATTTCTTTAAAAGAGTTTCCTGCTTCTTCTCCATATACAGACGCAATTGCTGCTGACAGATCCTCTGTATTTTTACTTAATGCGGTTGCTGATGCATCGAAATCCTCTGCACCTTCTGCCCCTTTTCTCATCGTTTCAATGGCTAAGTATGCATGCTCACTCAGTAAGTGACCTAAATCGCTTCGAAGATCCACCGCTGCTGTAGAAACGGTTGGGGTTTCATCCTTTGCCGCCTGTACAACGACTCCGTTTGTCACTGGTACTAGAAGTGATAGACTTAGTGGAATGACTACTAATGATTTTTTAAGATCCATGAAAATCTCTCCTTTTTTTGTTTGTTATTTGTTTTTCTATACAGCTAACGATAGGAGATTTTAAATGGATCACTTTTTCTTAAATTTTTTTCATAAAAGAGGAAGTGCTTGGTTAGCAAATATGAAGAAGTTGGAAGTGGAAAACTTCAATACGTACTAATTTGGTATAAGGATGATGTAACATTTACTGCTGAAGAGTTGGCTAAAGTAGCAAATTCATTAGAATAACCTAATAATCTAATAAGCATAGGTTGTATGGATAAGATATAACCTATGCTCTTATTTGTTTCCATCTTATGAATTAACGTCAATGAACTTTGTGCTTACTATCTCTCCATTATCATTAACTGAATATTCAGCGATATAGCTAACTAGTGCGGACGGGTTAACATTATCTTTAAAGTTAAATCTGACGATCCAGCTTTCAGTAAAATTGTCGTAGTATGTTTCCTCTGCGATAATTTCTACATCTTCTTTATTAATTTTTTCTTTATTCTCACTATTGTACTTTTTTACGTCAGAAGACCATTGTTCGGTTGCAATTTTCTCAGCCTGTTCAATACTGATTTTACTTTCATTGTGATTTGCTCTATTTTGATTCCCCGTTGAGCAAGAAACCAAAATAACAATTGTTAATAAGAACGATATTATTTTTGTTGTTAATCTCATGAAATCCCCACTTTCTATTGAATCATAGAGTTTGCAAGCTGGACGGTATCATCTACAGTATAACTATTATCAACATCTGTAATCTGAATTAGGTATGTTGCATTATTTGCATTCCAGCTAATTTCGTTAAACCCATCGTTTTCGGAAACTTGTGCAGTTATACCATTATCTAGAGTTACAGTCTCGTTACTAGAATTTGAGGATTCTTTTGCCCCGTTTGGCCATATTTGTATGGTTACTCTCCAATTTGGTGAAGTGGAACTGTAATCAAATTGGATGAAGTCAATTTGGTCTGCTTTAGGATCATTCATTTCTGGATATGACATAATGGTCAGTTGTTTATTCTCAGGTTCTGAAACAAATCTTGTTGGTACCCTTAGTTTTTTCTGAATTGCTTCTGGTAGCATATCGATATTCTCTTTAATATCAGTTGGATAATCACTGGTAAGTTCTTGTATAGGAGGGTTATCTTGCAATGACTTAAAGGGATTTAATGCAAATAGCGCAATACATGCACCAACTAAAAGCAATGT is from Radiobacillus kanasensis and encodes:
- a CDS encoding GntR family transcriptional regulator, coding for MPLYIQVKEALEEDIKTGQLRIGDKLPAEIILAKRFQVSRETVRSAIRLLEEEGKVHVRHGAGTFLVNPIPRTPSSLENLMSVTSMIKYAGLEDGERREKLRVEAPILEWSSLLEMDDGQEVIVHERVRTANGEPVAFSKNILPRQLVGEAIIEQGSIGSLFKYLKEQCNIDIYRATSEIVVPLHTDPHSQKLLIHPETTVLLLKQLHYDRKNQPVLYSFDYFRNDVFKFSINRAKIDG
- the spoIIP gene encoding stage II sporulation protein P, giving the protein MLKPFKDMIIGSVAATALAIGLVVFFVFPNQQSSVLYSPLVAKLTQHDTTTNLIMFGLSAEVPFLQEYLESIDVEMPTSVKTLKLLTGFAPRDFTSLLEMASSQWYMKSQFQTASGGPVESPPPDFEELAQEDTGQTEESEPTNTDASVFIYHSHSWEAYLPLLEDATKPSEASSTNNKTNVVFAGNLLKEALETKGMEVQHDTTNVTKLLVENNWDYYDSYKLSRQTIRSVTAKNEKIEYMIDIHRDAARKDTTTAKIDGKNYAKVYFIVGTEHETYKQNLNFTETLNKKLKEKYPGISRGVFKKDYSEGDGIYNQDLSKHSILIEMGGVDNTKEELQHTASAIAEVLNSYMQQAEKVTNEEE
- a CDS encoding extracellular solute-binding protein, which gives rise to MKIFKGLKKVAVGTVAGVTALSLVACANDTETATASNVTKISLYSTGSQNVEAFWEKVIPMFEEEHKEIDVELVFVPSGTGGQSTMDRIVAAEKSGEDSEVDIYEGSLADIIRSEEEGGLFYSLDKENIPNLENVQEDNLNGTNKLAIPYRASSVVLAYNSETVSDVPDTADEMYQWIKDKPGRFAYNDPSTGGSGSSFVLTTVYNQLPADAMNSQDESIMEDWDKGFDILKDLAPSLYKEGVYPKKNQGTLDLLANGEVDMIPAWSDMALEQMNKGLLPDTIKLKQIDPAFTGGPAYLMSVDNGDKDRKEAAEDFLDYVLTVDVQEVVIDQMYGYPGIKWELLSEEDQERFKDVSGGYRIFNGGELGSKLTEEWQKEVATQ
- a CDS encoding copper amine oxidase, which produces MDLKKSLVVIPLSLSLLVPVTNGVVVQAAKDETPTVSTAAVDLRSDLGHLLSEHAYLAIETMRKGAEGAEDFDASATALSKNTEDLSAAIASVYGEEAGNSFKEMWSSHIGYFVDYVKGTANKDEEAKQAALDELAQYRQDFSKFLETATGERLEAGSLAEGLQMHVNQLIGAFDSYVAGDYEKAYEYEREAISHMHMVAKGLSAAIVDQFPDKFNNTKAVTPAGDLRAQLNYLLSEHAGLAVMAMQNGIDGSDDFDASAMALSNNTEDLSNAIASVYGEEAGQQFKEMWSNHVGFFVDYVTATAEEDEAAKEEALNKLNQYRQDFSKFIETATEGEVPASALAEGLQMHVDQLISAFDSYAAGDYTAAYESLRMAYEHMYGSAEALSGGIVAQFPDKFAMEMPSDMPNTGMGGTADQGMNWTWVMLATVLFLSAGGYVLSRRTAKQ
- a CDS encoding class F sortase, with amino-acid sequence MRLVLYVLLLVLLGACSQSAQPNQQNNESANKEIKEEVQATSLEKQQSYKNVDTDIPIIKQEQLGIIPSSISIPAIDVEAKVHEVGLLENGQMGVPEDFTSTGWYEPGTMPGDQGSAVIAGHVDDKSGPAVFFYLKELEAGNQVIITGAKGEKLTFEVVGKEVFPQNDAPVEDIFGYTSRRMLNLITCTGPFDRSKGGHIERLVVYTELKEQA
- a CDS encoding ABC transporter permease, whose product is MLWYFRSLGKRKVLEFIGLAIFLIFFFGPLLNLLLLAFSGEWQYPDVLPGVWSLEWWSFVLQDDSILRSMWLSFVIATIVTLISLIICIPAAYAFARIQFPLRRFFLFSFLLTNAFPKMGLYVAIAVLFYQLNLMNTFTGIILIHIINTLMFMTWIPSAAFENVHQSQEEAARDAGASPLRVFWHITLPMAKPGIIVASVFTFLSSLDEAEGTFLVGIPDYQTMPVIMYSIIADYPSTAGAVFSVILTLPTIILLLAARKFVGADSFANGLRMK
- a CDS encoding ABC transporter ATP-binding protein, with the protein product MSIQLSIQNLSKIYPTGEGVRDITVEVERGELVTLLGPSGCGKTTVLRSVGGFIEPSGGSIQIGGREVSQLPPEKRPSAMVFQSYNLWPHMTVFDNLAFSLKLKKIKKKELTKKVSWALGLVHLLGMEKKYPSELSGGQQQRIALARALLLEPEVLLLDEPFSALDAKLRHELREELREIQAKQNLTMLFVTHDQEEALSISDRIVVMNKGHIEQIAKPQDIYNQPASLFVAQFIGRMNFLKGIAEADKITVGPMEFLNFHQYTGEITIGVRPEDVILTEGQGLEAKVEKIMMLGHYAEITLHTIIGRLKMFVDRGDMNKFQVKNTIKVQFSTIQAFNHQNEKYDRRNQVI
- a CDS encoding ABC transporter permease yields the protein MSKKVKTRLLGLGLVMPSFLTLLVLVIYPVSISIRESFQDENNAFSLSNYIYIFTEPLILQNMRHTIFVTIISCLFVLTIAYLIAIYLRFSKSIISKWINKLYFIPMFIPGVIAVYGFINFYRDNGWVARIVGEGNLPSIIYDVKGLVLINIWFNIPFTTMLLVAALESIPNSIIESARDAGARKLQIFTKFIFPLSYRTMLVAITFLFMGMVGSFTAPFLIDRNAPQMLGVSMQQHFSVFNEIGQSSSLAVFMFVLCSFVGYFYIRSNMNHSKKDSF